Proteins found in one Lycium ferocissimum isolate CSIRO_LF1 chromosome 6, AGI_CSIRO_Lferr_CH_V1, whole genome shotgun sequence genomic segment:
- the LOC132059721 gene encoding trihelix transcription factor GT-4-like isoform X2: protein MDRKSKENGRPSQNIEGSLDHDAEPALEVSPLRWRPAPRNGWSWHFNSAERSDSFKGRVISVKWGDKTKRIGIDGTAEAIKEAIKSAFMLRTKRAFWLEDENGIVRAVDRDMPLRNYTLHVDEGLTIKICMSEKADDLPVQTEDKTFYSEDDFHDFLSHRGWTHLREKNRYRSIDRMDELCAGAVYRGGNYS from the exons AGAATGGAAGGCCAAGTCAAAACATAGAAGGAAGTTTGGATCACGATGCAGAACCTGCACTTGAGGTTTCACCTTTGCGTTGGAGACCAGCGCCTCGGAATGGTTGGTCTTGGCATTTCAATTCAG CTGAGCGGAGTGACTCATTTAAGGGTAGGGTTATCTCAGTCAAGTGGGGAGATAAAACCAAAAGAATTGGTATTGATGGCACAGCGGAAGCCATCAAGGAAGCTATTAAATCTGCTTTCATGTTAAGGACAAAACGCGCATTTTggttggaagatgaaaatggtATTGTTAGAGCAGTTGATAGAGATATGCCCTTGAGGAACTACACCCTACATGTTGATGAAG GCTTGACGATAAAAATCTGCATGTCTGAGAAGGCAGATGACTTGCCAGTTCAAACAGAGGATAAAACCTTTTATTCTGAGGATGATTTTCACGACTTCTTGTCCCACCGAGGTTGGACACATTTAAGAGAGAAAAACAGGTATCGCAGTATTGATAGGATGGATGAGCTTTGTGCTGGTGCAGTCTACCGTGGAGGCAATTACAGTTAA
- the LOC132059721 gene encoding trihelix transcription factor GT-4-like isoform X1: MVKSYFKNGRPSQNIEGSLDHDAEPALEVSPLRWRPAPRNGWSWHFNSAERSDSFKGRVISVKWGDKTKRIGIDGTAEAIKEAIKSAFMLRTKRAFWLEDENGIVRAVDRDMPLRNYTLHVDEGLTIKICMSEKADDLPVQTEDKTFYSEDDFHDFLSHRGWTHLREKNRYRSIDRMDELCAGAVYRGGNYS; this comes from the exons ATGGTTAAAAGTTACTTTA AGAATGGAAGGCCAAGTCAAAACATAGAAGGAAGTTTGGATCACGATGCAGAACCTGCACTTGAGGTTTCACCTTTGCGTTGGAGACCAGCGCCTCGGAATGGTTGGTCTTGGCATTTCAATTCAG CTGAGCGGAGTGACTCATTTAAGGGTAGGGTTATCTCAGTCAAGTGGGGAGATAAAACCAAAAGAATTGGTATTGATGGCACAGCGGAAGCCATCAAGGAAGCTATTAAATCTGCTTTCATGTTAAGGACAAAACGCGCATTTTggttggaagatgaaaatggtATTGTTAGAGCAGTTGATAGAGATATGCCCTTGAGGAACTACACCCTACATGTTGATGAAG GCTTGACGATAAAAATCTGCATGTCTGAGAAGGCAGATGACTTGCCAGTTCAAACAGAGGATAAAACCTTTTATTCTGAGGATGATTTTCACGACTTCTTGTCCCACCGAGGTTGGACACATTTAAGAGAGAAAAACAGGTATCGCAGTATTGATAGGATGGATGAGCTTTGTGCTGGTGCAGTCTACCGTGGAGGCAATTACAGTTAA